The following nucleotide sequence is from uncultured Roseateles sp..
AGGGTGTCGGAGAACAACGGCTCGGTGGCGCCGGCGCTGACCTGCGACCAGAACATCATGTCCTCGGGCGTGCAGACCAGCGACTCGATCGACACGCCCAGCAGTTCCGAGCTGTCCATGCCCAACATGCGGGCGCCGGGGGCATTCAACGCGATGATATTCAGTGTCGCGGCGTCCACCAGCCAGACGGCCTCGAGCAGGGCGCCGATCAGAGGCGCCCAGCGGCTCAAGACGCTGGGGCGGTCGCCCAGGGCGACCTGAGACACCGCGCCGAATGTCACGCAGCCAGCTCCTGATAGGTCTCTGGCCGGCTCACCACCGGTTCGAAGAAATAGGCCACCCGCTGACGCGGCGACAGATAGTCCAGCGCCGACTGGGGCAGCATCGCCGGCTTGAGGCTGCGGCGTATGCCCAGATCAGGCTGATTCTCCAGATTGAGTATCAAGGCCTCTTCGCGCGGAACCTTGGGGTCGTGGACCATCACCCTCGGCTTCAACGGCCGCGACGAGTTGACCGCCACGACCAGGGCAAAGCGGTCATCGGTCAGCTGCACCGCCGAACCCGGCGGATAGACGCCCATCATGCGGATGAAGGCGTTCAGCATGGTCGCGTCGAAGCGGCTGCGTCCTTGCGCGAACATCAGCGACAGCGCCTCGTGCGGCGTCATCGATTTGGCGGGAATGGCCGGATTGCACAGGCCATCAAACCGGTTCACCAGGGCCACGATGCGGGCCGCAGCACTCATGCGGTCCGCGTTCAGCCGCTGAGGGAAGCCGGTGCCGTCGGCATTTTCGTGGTGCTGGGCAATCACCAGCAGCGGGCCGGCGCTGAGGCCCATCTTCTGCGCCAGGGCCACGCCCTTGGCCACATGGGTCTGGTAGGCCTGCAACTCGGCGCTGGAGAAACCGTCATCGCGGCTGCGCACCCGGGCCGGCAGTTCCAGCTTGCCCATATCGTGCAGCAAGGCACCCACGCCCAGATCGGTCATTTCGTCAGCCGACATATTGAAGACGCGGGCCAGCAGCAGCGAAATGATGGAGACATTCAACGCATGGGCGGTGTTGCGGTCACCGGCACCTTCGCTGAGCAGGCGGATGTTCAGGTCGGTATCGCCCAACATCTTGGCCAGCAGGGCCTTGGTCAGCGCCTCGGCCTGCTCGCGCGAGACGGTGGGCTGACGTGGCACCATCTCGATCAGCTGCCGGAAGGCGCTCGACGCCTCGGCATACTGTTTTTCGCAGAGGTTCAGGGCGTCGCGCTGGGCCTTCAGGGCATTGCGGTGCGCCTGCTTGGCCAACTCCTCGGCACTGAGCGCGGCAGGGGCCGCCGCAAGCTCTGGGGAAGCGGCTCCGTCAGCCGCAGCAACAGGCACGGCAATCGGTTCAGCGTCCGCTTGCAGATCACTCTTGCTCGGGCTCCAGCGCACCTGCTTGAGCTTGAGGCCACGCACCGTGGCGAGCTGCTCCTCGGTGGTCAGCTTGAAGCTGCTCAGCGGAAAGGGATGCGACATCCAGCCGAGGTCGAGGTGGATGAACATCCCCACCTTGAGCTGGCTGACTTCAATCAACGGTTCGGAAGATCTGTCCTTCATTCAGATTAGGCGGCTCCGCTGATGAGCACGTCCTGACCTGTCTTCGGCAGCGCCTGGAGACAACTTGAGTGTGCTTGAACGCCAAAAATCGTCAAGATTTGGGACTCGTTCCCGACTGCTTTTTCTTGAGTGCCGCAAAGCGTGGAAAAGGCACGCATTCACCAGCCAGATCGGCAAAAAACCCGGCGCGGAGGGTCGAACCGGTCCTTCATCGCGCCCGAGCCTGCCGCTCAGTGCTTTCCCTCATATCGACCAAATCCGCTTCGTTTTTAGCGATTTTTCATCAATTGTTGCAATCGGACCGACGGGGCATGACCTGGCGCCAGCCCGTGGCATGCCTTGACCCCTGCCGGCAAGGCGGCATAGCATGCCCATCCCTCAGCTGCCCGCAGCCTCATGATCAACAAACTCGTGGCCACGCCGGACCAGGCGCTGGCCGATGTGCGCGATGGCGCGACCGTGATGATTGGCGGTTTCGGCACCGCCGGCCTGCCCAACGAGCTGGTCGAGGCATTGCTGAGCCAGGGCGCTCGCGAGCTGACCGTGGTCAACAACAATGCCGGCAACGGCGACACCGGCCTGGCCGCCCTGCTGGCCGCCGGCCGCGTGCGCAAGATCATCTGCTCCTTCCCGCGCCAGGCGGACTCTCATCACTTCGACAAGTTGTACCGGGCCGGCCAGATCGAGCTGGAACTGGTGCCCCAGGGCAATCTGGCCGAGCGCATCCGCGCGGCCGGGGCCGGCATCGGCGCCTTCTTCACGCCCACCGGCCACGGCACCGAGCTGGCCAAGGGCAAGGAAACCCGGCTCATCAATGGCCGGCACTATGTGCTGGAGTACCCGCTGGCGGCCGACTTCGCCCTGATCAAGGCCGAGCGCGGCGACCGCTGGGGCAATCTCAGCTACCGCATGACGGCACGCAACTTCGGGCCCATCATGGCCGCGGCGGCCACCACGGCGATCGCCAGCGTGCACGAGGTGGTCGAGCTCGGTGAGATGGACCCGGAGGCCGTCGTCACGCCCGGTATCTATATACAGAGGGTGGTGCAGATTCCGCGCGCCTCGACGCTTGCCGGAGGGGTCAAGTCATGAGCGCCTACCAAGCCTGGACCCATGCCCAGATCGCGCAACGCGTGGCGCAGGACATTGCCGACGGCTCGGTCGTCAACCTGGGCATAGGCCTGCCGACGCTGGTGGCCAATCAGATCCCGGCCGACCGCGAGATCATTCTGCACAGCGAGAACGGCGTGCTGGGCGTGGGCCCGGCGCCGGCCGCTGGCGCCGAGGACTATGACCTGATCAATGCCGGCAAGCAGCCGGTGACCTTGCGGCCCGGCGGCAGCTTCTTCCACCATGCCGACAGCTTCGCGATGATGCGCGGCGGCCATCTGGACATCTGCGTGCTGGGCGCCTTCCAGGTCTCGGTCCGCGGCGATCTGGCCAACTGGCACACCGGCGCGGCCGATGCGATACCGGCCGTCGGCGGCGCGATGGACCTGGCCCTGGGCGCCAAACGCACTTTTGTGATGATGGAACTGCTGAGCAAGAAGGGTGAGAGCAAAATCGTCGCCGAATGCAGCTATCCGCTCACCGCGCCGGCCTGCGTCAGCCGCATCTACACCGACCTGGCCGTGTTCGAGGTGGTGCCCGAAGGCCTGCGCGTGCTGCAGCGCTGTCCCGGCCTCGATGCGGCCGAGCTGCAGCGCTTGGTCGGCCAGCCCCTGCTCCCATCCTGAATTCCAACCTCCCCCATGACCATGAACCAAGCCTTTATCTGCGACGCCATCCGTACCCCTTTCGGACGCTATGGCGGCGCCCTGTCCTCGATCCGCACCGACGATCTCGGCGCGCTGCCGTTGCGCGCGCTGATGGAACGCAACCCGAAGGTGGACTGGGCCGCCGTCAGCGACGTGCTCTACGGCTGCGCCAACCAGGCCGGCGAAGACAACCGCAACGTCGCCCGCATGGCGGCCCTGCTGGCCGGTCTGCCTATCGAGCTGCCCGGCGCCACCATCAACCGGCTCTGCGGCTCGGGCATGGATGCCGTGGGCCAGGCGGCGCGGGCCATCCGCTCGGGCGAGGCGCAGCTGATGCTGGCCGGCGGCGTCGAGAGCATGAGCCGCGCCCCCTTTGTGATGCCCAAGGCCGAATCGGCCTTCTCGCGCAGCAATGCCGTCTATGACACGACAATTGGCTGGCGCTTTGTCAACAAGCTGATGAAGGCCCAGTACGGCGTCGATTCCATGCCCGAAACGGCCGAAAACGTGGCGACCGACTTCGGCATCGAGCGCGAAGCCCAGGACCGCATGGCCCTGGCCAGCCAGCTGAAGGCGGTGGCGGCGCAGAAGGCCGGCGTGTTTGATGCCGAGATCCTGCCGGTCAGCATTGCGCAGAAGAAGGGCGATGCGATTGTCGTCAGCAAGGACGAACATCCGCGCGAAACCAGCCTGGAGGCCTTGGCCAAGCTCAAGGGCGTGGTGCGCCCCGACGGCACGGTGACGGCCGGCAATGCCTCGGGCGTCAATGACGGCGCCGTGGCCCTGCTGCTGGCCAGCGAGGCCGGTGCCGCCCAGCAGGGCCTGACGCCCCGCGCCCGCGTCGTCGGCATGGCCGCGGCCGGCGTGGCGCCGCGCATCATGGGCTTCGGCCCGGCGCCGGCCACCCGCAAGGTGCTGGCCCTGACCGGCCTGACCTTGGCGCAAATGGATGTGATCGAGCTGAACGAGGCCTTTGCCGCCCAGGGCCTGGCCGTGCTGCGCGATCTGGGCCTGGCCGACGATGACGCCCGCGTCAACCCGAATGGCGGCGCGATCGCCCTCGGCCATCCGCTGGGCGCCAGCGGCGCGCGACTGGTGATGACGGCCGTCAACCAGTTGCACCGCACCGGCGGCCGTTACGCGCTGTGCACCATGTGCATAGGCGTCGGCCAGGGCATTGCATTGATTGTTGAGCGCGTTTGAGCACGCGTTAGACGCCAAAGCCTCATCAACGCCGCCCGATTGCCTAGCAGTCGGGCGGCGTTGTGCCTTGATACGGCGCAAAACCTCGCGCCCCAATATGGGGCATTGAAACGCAATTGACAGCGGTCGTGCGCATATCGCCCATATACGGCCGTCTGCCGGGGACAAACCCGGGCCACAGGCCTATAGTGAGTAGATTCTTGGTTCGCGCACCCCGATCCGGGCGATATGCGCACAACATAGCGACGCCCGATGTCATCCAACGACGAGCAAGACGATTTTTCGCCCAGCCCCTTCCCGGCAACCGCCTGGGAGTCACCCAGCACTGCCGTGGTCAGCAGCGCGCCGCTGAAGCGCGATCTGGTGGCCGGCCTTGAAAAAGGCCTGGCCGTGATCGAGGCCTTCGACCAGGAGCGCCCGCGCCTGACGATCAGCGAGGTGGCCACCCGCACCGGCCTGACCCGTGCCGCCGCCCGCCGCTACCTGCTGACCCTGCTGCACCTGGGCTTTGTGTCGCAGGACCGCAAGATGTTTGCGCTGACGCCCAAGGTCCTGCGCCTGGGTCAGAGCTATATGCACTCGGCCCGCCTGCCGCGCATCGTCGAGCCCGAGCTGCACAAGCTGGCCTATGCGCTGAAGGAAGCCAGTTCGGCCGGCGTGCTGGACGGCGCCGACGTGATCTGCATCGCCGCCACCAGCGCCGGCCGCGTCGTCTCGTCCACCCTGCAGCCCGGCACCCGCGTGCCCGCCTACTGCACCGCCAACGGCCGCATGCTGCTGGCCGCGCTGCCGCAGGGCGAGGTCGATGCCTGGATTGCGCGCCAGGAGCTGACGCCGCTGACGCCCTACACCATCACCCACCCGGACCGCCTGCGCATCGAAGTCGCGCGGGCCCGCGCCCAGGGCCATGCCTGCGTCGATCAGGAATATGAGCTGGGCCTGCGCACCGTGTCCGTACCGCTGAAGAACTACCGCGGCGACGCCGTGGCCGCGATGAATATCAGCGTCCACGCCTCGCGCATCAGCATGGATCAGCTGGTCGAGCAATGCCTGCCACCGCTGTTGCAGGCGCAAGCGCATTTGCGCATGCTTCTCTGACGGCCACAGCCCGCTGATCCTCGGCCACCGCAGCTCAGCGGTGAGTCTGATTTCGCCTTGCAGCCCTTGCCTATCAAGGGGAAGTCCATGACGACCAGAACCCAAGTCGCCATCGTCGGCGCGGGCCCGTCCGGCCTGCTGCTGGGCGCGCTGCTGCACCGCGCCGGCATTGACAACATCATCGTCGAGCAGCGCAGCGCCGACTATGTGCTGAGCCGCATCCGTGCCGGACTGCTGGAGCAGACCACGGTTGATCTGGTCGTGCAGGCCGGCGTCGGCGCGAACATGCTGGCCCATGGCCTGGAGCACCACGGCTTCGAGATTTCGTTCAATGGCCAGCGCCATCGCATCGATCTGCAGGGCCTGAGCGGCGGCAAGTCGGTGATGGTCTACGGCCAGACCGAGCTGACCCGCGATCTGATGGCCGCCCGCAGTGCCGCCCAGCTGCCCACGATCTACGAGGCTGCCGAGGTCGCACTGCATGACTTCGACAGCGCCGCGCCGCGGCTGAGCTACCGCAAGGACGGCGCCACGCACGAGCTTGCCTGCGACTTCATCGCCGGCTGCGATGGCTTTCACGGCGTCAGCCGCGCCAGCGTGCCGGCCACGGCGATACAGACCTTCGAGCGGGTCTACCCCTTTGGCTGGCTGGGCGTGCTGGCAGACACGCCACCGGTGTCCGACGAGCTGATCTACGCCCAGCACGCACGCGGCTTTGCCCTGTGCAGCATGCGCAGCAAGACGCGCAGCCGCTGCTATGTGCAGTGCAGTGCCAGCGACACATTGGAGCAGTGGTCGGACCAGCGCTTCTGGGACGAGTTGCGACGCCGCCTCGATCCCGAGGCCGCCGCAAGGGTTGTGGCCGCGCCCTCGATCGAGAAGAGCATTGCGCCGCTGCGCAGCTTCGTCGCCGAGCCGCTGCGCTTCGGCCGCCTGTTCCTGGCCGGTGACGCCGCCCACATCGTGCCGCCCACCGGTGCCAAGGGCCTGAACCTGGCGGCGGCCGATGTGCGCTATCTGTCGCAGGGGCTGATTGCCCACTACCAGGAGCACAGCGACGCCGGCCTGGACGCCTATTCGGCCAAGGCGCTGCGCCGGATCTGGAAGGCCGAGCGCTTTTCCTGGTCCATGACACGGCTGCTGCACCAGTTCCCCGACGAGGGCAGCTTCGAGGCCCGGCTGCAGCAGGCGGAGCTGACCTATCTGGTCGGCTCGACGGCAGCGATGACGGTGATGGCCGAGAACTACGTCGGGCTGCCGCTGGAGACCTAGCTAGATACTGTGCGCAAACGCCTCATGCCGCTCCCACAGCGCCAGGCCGCCGGCCAGCGAATAGCTGTTCGCGTGACCGAGGCGGCGCAGGCATTGCACCGCCTGGCCGCTGCGGTTGCCGCTGCGGCAGAAGAACACCAGAGGCCGCTGCGCATCGGCCAGCCAGGGCTGCAGGCCGTTGACCAGCCGTGACAAGGGCATCGCCTGCAGCGCCCAATCGGACAGCCTGGGCGTCTGGCTGAGCAATTGCTCATAGGGTTCGCGCACGTCAACGACCAGGGTTTCGGGGTGGCGGCGCAGAAATTCGGCCAGTTGCGCCGCGTCCAGCTCCACACCCGCCGCCTTGGCCGGCGCGAGCCGCTCCGCCGCCAAGGTAGTGGCGAAGCGATTGTCGAAATCATGTGCCGCGCACATCAGGGTCTGCGGGCTAGTCACGGCAGCGAGTTGCCGCAGTTGCTGCTCGCGCCGGGGATCGACGCTGCCGATCAGGCCCGGCATCAGCGCATCGCCACAAAATGCCAGCGTCACGTCGGCGGCCGCCAATTGCCCGTCGCGGGCCTTGCCCAGCAGATAGGACTGCCCCTCGGCCATGGTCAGGCGCGCCAGCCATTGCTCGCCCAGTTGCAGCGCCTGCGCCACCTGGCCGTCCGCCAAGGTCAACGATGTGGTCTGCGCCGGCCAGCCGGAGGCCTGCACAGTCTCCAGCACTGCCAGCACACGGTAGCCCTGGCAGCGCAGGTACTGCTCGACGCGCTCGGCCAGCTCAGGCTGCGGGTCGATGACCACGCAGCTCTGGCCGGCCTGGTCGGCCAGCAGCCAGGTGCAGGCGCCGCCGTAGTTCAGCTGCACGACGCCGTCGCCGGCCAGCGGCTCGTCATCGGCCCCGCTCAGGCAGGTACGGCGCAGCGCCTGGCCACAGGCATGGATGCGGGCCACCGCCTCGGAAATAAAGGCCTCATCAACGGCCGGGCCGAAGGACATGCGCACCGCCGAGGCCGTCTGCCACTCTGGCAGACCCATGGCCTGCAGCACAAAGCTGGGCAGGGCCTTGGACGCACTGCAGGCCGAGCCGCCGCTGACGCGCACATCGGCGGCGTCGAACATGTCCAGCAGCAGCTTGCTGCTCAGCCCTGGCACCGAGAAGTTCAGCGTGGTCGGCAGCGACAGGGCCAGCGGCGCATTGAACACCAGGCCCGGAAACGCCACCTGCAACGCCTCGGCCAGGCGGATGCGAAAACCCTCCAGCTCGGCATGGCTGCGAAAGCTCTTGCCGTCGTCCAGCGCGGCCAGCACGGCCCCTAGCGCGGCGATGCCCGACATATTCTCGGTGCCCGAGCGCAGGCTGCCCTCCTGGCCCCCGCCGGCCAGCAGCGGCGTGAACGGCGCGCCCTCGCGCACATAGAGCAGGCCTATGCCCTTGGGCGCATAGAGCTTGTGGCCGGAGAACGGCGCGTAATCGATGCGGGTCTGGCTCAGATGCAAGGGCAGTTTGCCCAGCGCCTGCACGCCATCGACCATCCAGTAGGCCCGGCTGCCGGTTTCGTCCAGCACCGCGGCGACGCCGGCCAGATCGCTGATCACGCCGGTCTCGTTATTGGCGGCCATCACGCAGACCATGCCAGCATCTGCCGCATGCTGGCGCAACCAGTCCAGGTCATGGCGGCCATCGCGGTCCACCGGGATCGCCAGCACCTGCAACTGCAGGCCCAGCAACTGGTTCCAGTGCTTCAAGGTCTCGGGCACGGCCTTGTGTTCGGTCGCGCCGTACAGCAAGAGGCTGCCGGTGGCCTCACCGCTCTCGCGGCGCTCGCGCAGCGCGCTCAGGGCCGACAGCACGGCCGTCTGTATGCCCTCGGTGGCGCCGCTGACGAAGAGCAGCCGGCCCGTGCCGGCATCGAGCAGTTGCCGGGCACGCTGGCGCACCGCATCCATCATCGCCCGCGCCTTCAGGCCGGTGCTGTGGATGCTGCTGGGGTTGCCGAATTCCTCGGCCATGGCCTGAATGGCGGCCACGCGGGCCTGGGCCAGCACCGGGGTGGTCGCGTTCGCGTCTAGGTAGATTTCCATCGGTTCGGCTGCTGTTTGAGCGGGAGTTTCGCCAATGGTACGTGCGCGACGCTATATTCAGGCCACCATGAGCAGCCGCGCCCTCACCACCCTGCCAGAAAAGACCGGCCTTGCCCATCAAATGGGCGAGGCGGTGCTGGGCTTCGTCAGCCGCATACCGTCGAGCAAGGAGGCGGTCAGCAGCACCCCGGCCGCTAGCGCCGAAGCGCTGACCCAGGCCGCCGCCCGCGCCGCCGCACTGACCGCCGGTGGCCTGGCCCTGCCGCCCGGCCCGCTGGG
It contains:
- a CDS encoding aminotransferase class V-fold PLP-dependent enzyme — its product is MEIYLDANATTPVLAQARVAAIQAMAEEFGNPSSIHSTGLKARAMMDAVRQRARQLLDAGTGRLLFVSGATEGIQTAVLSALSALRERRESGEATGSLLLYGATEHKAVPETLKHWNQLLGLQLQVLAIPVDRDGRHDLDWLRQHAADAGMVCVMAANNETGVISDLAGVAAVLDETGSRAYWMVDGVQALGKLPLHLSQTRIDYAPFSGHKLYAPKGIGLLYVREGAPFTPLLAGGGQEGSLRSGTENMSGIAALGAVLAALDDGKSFRSHAELEGFRIRLAEALQVAFPGLVFNAPLALSLPTTLNFSVPGLSSKLLLDMFDAADVRVSGGSACSASKALPSFVLQAMGLPEWQTASAVRMSFGPAVDEAFISEAVARIHACGQALRRTCLSGADDEPLAGDGVVQLNYGGACTWLLADQAGQSCVVIDPQPELAERVEQYLRCQGYRVLAVLETVQASGWPAQTTSLTLADGQVAQALQLGEQWLARLTMAEGQSYLLGKARDGQLAAADVTLAFCGDALMPGLIGSVDPRREQQLRQLAAVTSPQTLMCAAHDFDNRFATTLAAERLAPAKAAGVELDAAQLAEFLRRHPETLVVDVREPYEQLLSQTPRLSDWALQAMPLSRLVNGLQPWLADAQRPLVFFCRSGNRSGQAVQCLRRLGHANSYSLAGGLALWERHEAFAHSI
- the pcaF gene encoding 3-oxoadipyl-CoA thiolase, with the translated sequence MTMNQAFICDAIRTPFGRYGGALSSIRTDDLGALPLRALMERNPKVDWAAVSDVLYGCANQAGEDNRNVARMAALLAGLPIELPGATINRLCGSGMDAVGQAARAIRSGEAQLMLAGGVESMSRAPFVMPKAESAFSRSNAVYDTTIGWRFVNKLMKAQYGVDSMPETAENVATDFGIEREAQDRMALASQLKAVAAQKAGVFDAEILPVSIAQKKGDAIVVSKDEHPRETSLEALAKLKGVVRPDGTVTAGNASGVNDGAVALLLASEAGAAQQGLTPRARVVGMAAAGVAPRIMGFGPAPATRKVLALTGLTLAQMDVIELNEAFAAQGLAVLRDLGLADDDARVNPNGGAIALGHPLGASGARLVMTAVNQLHRTGGRYALCTMCIGVGQGIALIVERV
- a CDS encoding DUF3391 domain-containing protein: MKDRSSEPLIEVSQLKVGMFIHLDLGWMSHPFPLSSFKLTTEEQLATVRGLKLKQVRWSPSKSDLQADAEPIAVPVAAADGAASPELAAAPAALSAEELAKQAHRNALKAQRDALNLCEKQYAEASSAFRQLIEMVPRQPTVSREQAEALTKALLAKMLGDTDLNIRLLSEGAGDRNTAHALNVSIISLLLARVFNMSADEMTDLGVGALLHDMGKLELPARVRSRDDGFSSAELQAYQTHVAKGVALAQKMGLSAGPLLVIAQHHENADGTGFPQRLNADRMSAAARIVALVNRFDGLCNPAIPAKSMTPHEALSLMFAQGRSRFDATMLNAFIRMMGVYPPGSAVQLTDDRFALVVAVNSSRPLKPRVMVHDPKVPREEALILNLENQPDLGIRRSLKPAMLPQSALDYLSPRQRVAYFFEPVVSRPETYQELAA
- a CDS encoding IclR family transcriptional regulator C-terminal domain-containing protein, which produces MSSNDEQDDFSPSPFPATAWESPSTAVVSSAPLKRDLVAGLEKGLAVIEAFDQERPRLTISEVATRTGLTRAAARRYLLTLLHLGFVSQDRKMFALTPKVLRLGQSYMHSARLPRIVEPELHKLAYALKEASSAGVLDGADVICIAATSAGRVVSSTLQPGTRVPAYCTANGRMLLAALPQGEVDAWIARQELTPLTPYTITHPDRLRIEVARARAQGHACVDQEYELGLRTVSVPLKNYRGDAVAAMNISVHASRISMDQLVEQCLPPLLQAQAHLRMLL
- a CDS encoding 3-oxoacid CoA-transferase subunit A; translation: MINKLVATPDQALADVRDGATVMIGGFGTAGLPNELVEALLSQGARELTVVNNNAGNGDTGLAALLAAGRVRKIICSFPRQADSHHFDKLYRAGQIELELVPQGNLAERIRAAGAGIGAFFTPTGHGTELAKGKETRLINGRHYVLEYPLAADFALIKAERGDRWGNLSYRMTARNFGPIMAAAATTAIASVHEVVELGEMDPEAVVTPGIYIQRVVQIPRASTLAGGVKS
- the pobA gene encoding 4-hydroxybenzoate 3-monooxygenase, whose translation is MTTRTQVAIVGAGPSGLLLGALLHRAGIDNIIVEQRSADYVLSRIRAGLLEQTTVDLVVQAGVGANMLAHGLEHHGFEISFNGQRHRIDLQGLSGGKSVMVYGQTELTRDLMAARSAAQLPTIYEAAEVALHDFDSAAPRLSYRKDGATHELACDFIAGCDGFHGVSRASVPATAIQTFERVYPFGWLGVLADTPPVSDELIYAQHARGFALCSMRSKTRSRCYVQCSASDTLEQWSDQRFWDELRRRLDPEAAARVVAAPSIEKSIAPLRSFVAEPLRFGRLFLAGDAAHIVPPTGAKGLNLAAADVRYLSQGLIAHYQEHSDAGLDAYSAKALRRIWKAERFSWSMTRLLHQFPDEGSFEARLQQAELTYLVGSTAAMTVMAENYVGLPLET
- a CDS encoding 3-oxoacid CoA-transferase subunit B; this translates as MSAYQAWTHAQIAQRVAQDIADGSVVNLGIGLPTLVANQIPADREIILHSENGVLGVGPAPAAGAEDYDLINAGKQPVTLRPGGSFFHHADSFAMMRGGHLDICVLGAFQVSVRGDLANWHTGAADAIPAVGGAMDLALGAKRTFVMMELLSKKGESKIVAECSYPLTAPACVSRIYTDLAVFEVVPEGLRVLQRCPGLDAAELQRLVGQPLLPS